A genomic segment from Pangasianodon hypophthalmus isolate fPanHyp1 chromosome 25, fPanHyp1.pri, whole genome shotgun sequence encodes:
- the galns gene encoding N-acetylgalactosamine-6-sulfatase: MEIRRVNYTVLFFWTFCFIGTAETHNVSTPNIIIMLMDDMGWGDLGVFGEPSKETPHLDMMASQGMLFPNFYTANPLCSPSRAALLTGRLPIRNGFYTTNAHARNAYTPQEVVGGIAQDEILLPQILKKQGYVSKIIGKWHLGHRKQHLPLEHGFDQFFGSPNCHFGPYNESVCPNIPVYNNSQMIGRYYEEFKINRKTGESDLTQQFLWEALDFISHQNTAHQPFFLYWAPDATHEPVYASKQFLGRSQRGRYGDAVMELDHSVGKILAQLFELNIENNTFVFFTSDNGAAVMSGPGRSGSNGPFLCGKETTFEGGMREPAIAWWPGRIPAGTVSYQLGTVMDLFTTSLALAGLNAPDDRIIDGLDLSSTLFNNSVLERPVFYYRGNEMMAVRVGLYKAHYWTWTNSWEEFNQGINFCPGQEVPGVTNHTQQEHTMQPLIFHLGRDPGEKQPISVLSEEYLEVQRHINAIVEQHKRTLVPGEPQLNMCDLAVMNWAPPGCEKLGKCLKPPPSKPWKCDWPH; this comes from the exons ATGGAGATCCGGAGGGTGAATTACACAGTTCTCTTCTTCTGGACTTTCTGCTTTATTGGAACCGCCGAGACCCACAATGTTTCTACTCCAAATATTATCATAATGCTTATGGATGAT ATGGGATGGGGTGATCTAGGTGTATTTGGTGAGCCCTCTAAAGAAACCCCACATCTGGATATGATGGCCTCTCAGGGGATGCTGTTCCCCAACTTCTACACTGCAAATCCACTCTGTTCTCCAT CCAGAGCCGCATTGCTTACAGGGCGTCTTCCAATCCGGAATGGATTCTACACCACCAACGCACATGCCAGGAACG CCTATACACCTCAAGAGGTCGTGGGAGGAATTGCACAGGATGAGATCCTGTTGCCTCAGATCTTAAAAAAACAAGGCTATGTCAGCAAGATCATTGGCAAGTG GCACCTTGGACACAGAAAGCAGCATCTGCCTCTGGAGCATGGCTTTGACCAGTTCTTCGGTTCTCCAAACTGCCATTTTGGACCCTACAACGAAAGTGTGTGTCCCAATATCCCTGTCTATAACAACTCCCAAATGATTGGAAG GTATTATGAGGAATTTAAAATCAACAGGAAAACCGGGGAATCAGACCTCACACAGCAGTTTTTATGG GAAGCATTGGACTTCATCTCACACCAAAACACAGCCCatcagcctttttttctctACTGGGCCCCAGATGCCACACACGAACCAGTTTATGCTTCCAAGCAATTCCTGGGGCGGAGTCAGCGGGGACG CTACGGTGATGCTGTGATGGAGCTGGACCACAGTGTGGGGAAGATTTTGGCTCAGTTGTTTGAGCTGAACATCGAAAAcaacacatttgtgtttttcacttCCGATAATGGTGCTGCAGTGATGTCTGGACCAGGGCGAA GTGGCAGTAATGGCCCATTCCTGTGCGGAAAGGAGACAACTTTTGAGGGAGGAATGAGGGAGCCTGCTATTGCTTGGTGGCCTGGACGAATCCCAGCAGGCACG GTGAGCTATCAGTTGGGCACCGTGATGGATCTCTTCACTACCAGCCTCGCTCTAGCCGGCCTTAATGCTCCTGATGACCGGATCATCGATGGCCTGGATCTGAGTTCCACCCTCTTTAACAATTCAGTATTAGAAAG GCCCGTTTTCTATTACCGTGGCAATGAGATGATGGCAGTGCGGGTCGGGCTGTACAAGGCGCATTATTGGACGTGGACCAACTCATGGGAGGAGTTTAATCAG GGTATAAACTTTTGTCCTGGCCAGGAGGTTCCTGGGGTCACCAATCACACCCAGCAGGAGCACACCATGCAGCCACTCATCTTCCATCTGGGACGGGACCCGGGCGAGAAACAACCGATCAG cgTCCTGTCTGAGGAATATCTGGAAGTTCAGAGACATATCAACGCCATAGTGGAGCAGCATAAGAGGACCCTTGTGCCCGGAGAGCCACAGCTGAACATGTGTGATCTGGCAGTGATG aatTGGGCTCCACCAGGATGTGAGAAGTTGGGGAAGTGTCTCAAACCACCACCGTCTAAGCCGTGGAAATGTGACTGGCCCCACTGA